The Candidatus Poribacteria bacterium genome includes a window with the following:
- a CDS encoding F0F1 ATP synthase subunit alpha, with protein MFNVRISPDEVSDVLKEEILRFARSIDVYDSGVVLQVGDGIARVHGLENVMSGELVEFPNEVYGVALNLEEDNVGCVLLGEERLVKEGDIAKRTGREVEVPVGDELLGRVINPLGQPLDGKGGIKAQKTLPVERKAPGVVQRQPVNEPLYTGIKAIDSMIPIGKGQRELIIGDRQTGKTAIAVDTIINQRGKDVYCIYVAIGQKGSTVARIVETLQKYGAMDYTVVVSATASDPSPLQYLAPFAGAAIAEYYRDTGRHALVVYDDLTKHAWAYRQMSLLLRRPPGREAYPGDIFYLHSRLLERAAKLSDELGGGSLTAFPIVETHEGDISTYIPTNVISITDGQIYLEPGLFYSGIRPAINVGISVSRVGGAAQIRAMRQVTRSLRLDLARYREVAAFAQFGTELDKATQMQLIRGERLQEILKQEQYTPIPVERQVVSLFAGTEGYLDDIPVEAVRRFEKELLQFIEEKNPRIFTEIASKGELDEEVESELRTAIEEFKKGFKAQ; from the coding sequence ATGTTCAACGTTAGGATCAGTCCGGATGAGGTATCCGATGTGTTGAAGGAGGAGATCCTTCGATTCGCACGAAGCATTGATGTCTACGATTCAGGCGTCGTCCTTCAAGTCGGCGACGGTATAGCCAGGGTGCATGGGCTTGAAAACGTGATGTCGGGCGAGCTGGTCGAGTTCCCGAATGAGGTCTATGGAGTTGCCCTGAACCTTGAGGAGGATAACGTCGGTTGTGTGCTTTTGGGCGAGGAGAGGCTCGTCAAAGAGGGGGATATCGCCAAGCGCACCGGAAGAGAAGTTGAAGTACCTGTAGGGGATGAGCTTCTGGGCAGAGTTATAAATCCCTTAGGTCAACCCTTGGACGGCAAGGGTGGGATAAAGGCTCAAAAGACCCTTCCCGTTGAGCGTAAGGCCCCGGGGGTCGTCCAGCGACAGCCGGTCAACGAGCCGTTATACACGGGAATTAAGGCCATAGATTCCATGATCCCAATAGGCAAAGGGCAGAGGGAGTTGATAATCGGAGACAGACAGACGGGTAAAACGGCCATAGCGGTCGATACGATCATCAATCAGCGGGGCAAGGACGTCTACTGCATCTACGTCGCCATAGGTCAGAAGGGCTCCACGGTGGCGCGGATAGTTGAAACATTGCAGAAATACGGCGCTATGGATTACACCGTGGTTGTCTCGGCGACCGCCAGCGATCCCTCGCCTCTTCAGTATTTGGCTCCCTTTGCCGGCGCGGCCATCGCCGAATATTATCGGGACACGGGCAGACATGCCCTGGTGGTCTACGATGATCTGACGAAGCATGCATGGGCATATAGGCAGATGTCGCTGCTTCTGAGGAGACCTCCCGGACGTGAAGCCTATCCGGGCGATATATTTTATCTGCACTCCAGGCTTCTGGAGCGAGCCGCTAAGTTGAGCGATGAGCTCGGAGGCGGATCGCTGACGGCCTTCCCGATCGTCGAGACACACGAGGGCGATATCTCCACATATATCCCGACAAACGTCATTTCCATCACGGACGGTCAAATCTATCTCGAACCGGGACTGTTCTATTCTGGCATCAGGCCAGCGATAAACGTCGGTATATCGGTCTCACGTGTCGGCGGAGCGGCGCAGATAAGGGCGATGAGACAGGTCACAAGAAGCCTGAGGTTGGATCTGGCCCGATACCGCGAGGTGGCAGCTTTCGCGCAGTTCGGCACTGAGTTGGACAAGGCCACCCAGATGCAGCTTATCAGAGGCGAAAGGCTTCAGGAGATCCTAAAGCAGGAGCAATACACCCCGATACCCGTCGAAAGGCAGGTGGTATCGCTCTTTGCCGGGACAGAAGGATATCTCGACGATATACCGGTCGAGGCGGTCAGGAGATTTGAAAAGGAACTGCTTCAGTTTATCGAGGAGAAAAATCCGAGGATATTCACCGAAATAGCTTCCAAGGGTGAGCTCGACGAGGAAGTGGAATCGGAGCTGAGGACGGCGATAGAGGAGTTCAAGAAGGGGTTTAAGGCGCAGTGA
- the atpG gene encoding ATP synthase F1 subunit gamma: protein MATLRAIRRRINSISNIRQVTDAMRMVAAAKLRRAQENIEAAKPYADRLAILAHHLASRVGGELHPLMTVRPVQMVCLIPVTSDRGLCGSFNFNVIRKAISMIDEYEKQGIGVGLICVGKRGADYFRNRGYGVIDEYISIFRRLNVDYAVDVARQIYALYMWGHIDKVEIIYNDFKSAILQETLVEQILPVIPEEPKTKFRFSDYEYEPDQREILNEILPKYLMTLIWKAMLDSNAAEQAARMTAMENATDNADELIKKLTLQRNRIRQANITREITEIVGTAEALEE, encoded by the coding sequence ATGGCCACTCTACGGGCGATAAGGCGTAGGATAAACAGCATATCGAATATCCGTCAGGTGACCGATGCCATGAGAATGGTGGCGGCAGCTAAGCTCCGTCGGGCTCAGGAAAACATCGAGGCGGCTAAGCCCTACGCTGACAGACTTGCTATACTCGCCCATCATCTCGCTTCTCGGGTGGGCGGCGAGCTCCATCCCCTTATGACCGTCCGCCCGGTACAGATGGTTTGCCTCATACCTGTTACCTCTGACAGGGGCTTATGTGGTAGCTTCAACTTCAATGTCATCCGAAAGGCGATCTCCATGATCGACGAGTACGAGAAACAGGGGATAGGGGTCGGTTTGATCTGCGTCGGCAAACGAGGAGCAGACTACTTCAGAAATCGAGGTTATGGCGTCATAGATGAATACATCAGCATCTTCCGCCGGCTCAATGTGGATTATGCCGTGGACGTGGCGAGGCAGATCTATGCCCTTTATATGTGGGGCCACATTGATAAAGTCGAGATAATCTATAACGATTTCAAATCGGCGATCCTCCAAGAAACCCTCGTCGAGCAGATCCTGCCCGTCATTCCCGAAGAACCCAAAACCAAGTTTCGGTTCTCCGATTACGAATATGAGCCTGATCAGAGGGAGATACTCAATGAGATCCTGCCGAAATACCTGATGACCTTGATCTGGAAAGCGATGCTCGACTCAAACGCGGCAGAACAAGCGGCCAGGATGACGGCAATGGAGAATGCCACCGATAACGCCGACGAACTGATAAAAAAGCTGACCCTGCAGCGCAATCGAATCAGACAGGCTAACATAACCAGGGAGATAACGGAGATCGTCGGCACGGCGGAAGCTCTGGAGGAGTGA